From a single Nostoc edaphicum CCNP1411 genomic region:
- a CDS encoding DsbA family protein, with protein MSQRIKVYSYSIYHSSNSYIGIALAEKALQGLPVDIERRPIYIPKERGIKVADLQGRTETALLSSYHKEDCLRWAKKYGIEIRLKEFEEFGRWVKRWEKMKFGREELPARAYYAACGTGKEHLLDAAFFRATYIDLLDVNDESVIRKVANDVGLNGDRILELIYGEAAKLAAVAALAEYEQFGCPGVPTWVVEGERFWGKDRVDWVIEKVKELTLL; from the coding sequence ATGTCGCAGCGAATCAAAGTTTACTCATACTCGATATACCATTCGTCAAATTCATATATTGGTATTGCTCTTGCCGAAAAAGCATTGCAGGGTTTGCCTGTTGATATTGAACGAAGACCAATCTACATACCAAAGGAGCGCGGGATAAAGGTAGCTGACCTGCAAGGACGAACTGAAACCGCCCTTTTATCGTCATATCACAAAGAAGATTGTCTGCGGTGGGCGAAAAAGTACGGCATTGAAATTCGGCTCAAGGAATTTGAAGAATTTGGTAGATGGGTCAAGCGCTGGGAGAAAATGAAGTTTGGCCGCGAAGAACTTCCCGCGAGGGCGTATTACGCTGCTTGTGGAACCGGGAAGGAGCATCTGCTTGATGCCGCGTTCTTTCGAGCGACATACATTGACTTACTTGATGTCAACGATGAGTCTGTGATTAGGAAAGTTGCAAATGATGTTGGGCTGAATGGCGATCGCATTCTTGAGTTAATCTACGGGGAAGCAGCAAAACTTGCAGCAGTGGCAGCTTTGGCAGAATACGAACAATTTGGCTGTCCCGGAGTCCCGACTTGGGTAGTCGAAGGCGAGAGATTTTGGGGAAAGGATCGTGTTGATTGGGTTATCGAAAAGGTAAAAGAATTAACATTACTGTAA
- the rpmB gene encoding 50S ribosomal protein L28, producing the protein MSRRCELTGKKANNAFAVSHSHRRTKRLQHANLQNKRVWWEAGNRWVRLKLSTKAIKTLQINGLEAMAKEAGINLNHY; encoded by the coding sequence ATGTCCCGTCGCTGTGAACTAACCGGTAAGAAGGCAAATAACGCTTTTGCTGTTTCCCACTCCCACCGCCGTACTAAACGCCTTCAGCACGCTAATCTGCAAAACAAGCGTGTTTGGTGGGAAGCTGGAAATCGCTGGGTGAGATTAAAGTTGTCTACCAAAGCAATTAAAACCCTACAAATTAATGGGTTAGAAGCAATGGCAAAAGAAGCTGGTATAAACCTAAATCATTACTAA
- a CDS encoding class I SAM-dependent methyltransferase: MQLISSLDIRNSEYLSKNRLISYHHQLRLIFSLGNQVKNVLEIGIFNSLLTDILKNNGYNVSTADVDPSLKPEIILDLTTDFSLPKDKFDAIVLFQVLEHFPYEQSEEALRKLAIATKKFLVISIPYCTQYLSFQVKTSFSGRPRHLLFNVPKFWSTTPVCDEHCWEMGLKGYPKTRILNSVAKAGLTVKQEFIDPTYPYHYFLVLEKNSSNT, from the coding sequence ATGCAACTCATCAGCTCGTTAGATATTAGAAATTCAGAATATTTATCAAAAAATCGCCTCATCAGTTACCATCACCAGTTGCGTCTAATTTTTTCGCTGGGTAATCAGGTAAAAAACGTTCTGGAAATTGGGATTTTTAATTCTCTGTTAACAGACATCTTGAAGAATAATGGATACAACGTCTCCACTGCTGATGTTGACCCCAGCCTTAAGCCAGAAATAATTTTGGATTTGACTACAGATTTTTCCTTACCAAAAGATAAATTTGATGCGATTGTCCTGTTTCAAGTGCTGGAACATTTCCCCTACGAACAGTCAGAAGAAGCATTGAGAAAACTTGCTATTGCAACTAAGAAATTTTTGGTGATTTCAATTCCCTATTGCACTCAATACCTCTCGTTTCAGGTGAAAACCTCTTTCTCAGGCAGACCAAGGCATTTACTATTCAATGTCCCAAAATTCTGGAGTACAACGCCAGTCTGTGACGAACACTGCTGGGAAATGGGTTTAAAAGGTTATCCGAAAACGCGGATTTTAAACTCTGTTGCCAAAGCTGGGTTAACTGTTAAGCAAGAATTTATCGATCCTACTTATCCATACCATTATTTTTTGGTATTGGAGAAAAATTCTAGTAATACTTAA
- a CDS encoding KH domain-containing protein, giving the protein MFLNRSVPQQPHHNFGTKLPTASPNYVDLVRFLVQPFLESPETLSVDCEISQALNRVWVRIAFESTDKGKVFGRGGRNIQAIRTVIAAAAAAAGQSTYLDIYGSTTPGREGMSFDEETEERSPPPTKREPRANDGPKPIVKPRLR; this is encoded by the coding sequence ATGTTTTTGAACAGGTCAGTGCCACAACAGCCGCATCATAATTTCGGAACAAAATTACCAACAGCTAGTCCCAACTATGTTGATTTGGTTCGGTTTTTGGTGCAGCCGTTTTTGGAATCTCCGGAGACATTAAGTGTCGATTGTGAAATTTCTCAGGCCCTCAATCGGGTTTGGGTTCGCATCGCCTTTGAAAGCACAGATAAAGGGAAAGTGTTTGGTCGAGGGGGACGCAATATTCAGGCGATTCGTACAGTAATTGCCGCAGCCGCAGCCGCAGCTGGGCAATCAACATACCTGGATATCTACGGCAGCACCACGCCGGGCCGCGAGGGTATGTCTTTTGATGAAGAGACAGAAGAGCGATCGCCACCGCCGACTAAGAGAGAACCACGTGCAAATGATGGGCCTAAACCCATTGTTAAACCACGCCTCCGCTAG
- the rpsP gene encoding 30S ribosomal protein S16 produces the protein MIKLRLKRFGKKREASYRIVAINNLARRDGRPLEELGFYNPRTDEVRLDVPGIVKRLQQGAQPTDTVRRILVKANVFEQVSATTAAS, from the coding sequence ATGATCAAACTGCGCTTGAAGCGATTCGGTAAAAAGCGGGAAGCAAGTTACCGCATTGTCGCCATTAACAACCTTGCTCGCCGCGATGGCCGTCCCCTAGAAGAGTTGGGATTCTACAACCCCAGAACTGATGAAGTGCGACTAGACGTTCCCGGTATCGTCAAGCGACTACAACAAGGCGCTCAACCCACTGACACCGTCCGTCGCATTCTAGTAAAAGCTAATGTTTTTGAACAGGTCAGTGCCACAACAGCCGCATCATAA
- a CDS encoding prevent-host-death protein has product MKWTLEEAQKQLPSIINATSQEPQLIYTEEELVAAILDPELFREFLNWRQKATKTSLSQVFKELQQLCTEEDYSLEIPLRSDRNNPFIEDGDESSL; this is encoded by the coding sequence ATGAAATGGACACTTGAGGAAGCCCAAAAACAGCTACCCTCAATAATTAATGCGACTAGTCAAGAACCTCAGCTAATCTACACCGAAGAGGAATTGGTGGCCGCAATTCTAGATCCTGAGCTTTTTCGAGAATTTTTAAACTGGCGACAGAAAGCTACGAAAACATCTCTATCTCAAGTTTTTAAAGAACTTCAGCAGTTATGTACTGAAGAAGATTATAGCTTAGAGATACCACTACGAAGCGACCGTAACAATCCTTTTATTGAAGACGGGGATGAGTCATCTTTGTGA
- the htpG gene encoding molecular chaperone HtpG: MLEQGTISIHTENIFPIIKKSLYSDHQIFLRELVSNAVDAIQKLKMVSRAGDYAGDIGEPEIEIAIDKDKKTLSISDNGIGMTADEVKKYINQVAFSSAEEFIHKYEGKSDQPIIGHFGLGFYSSFMVAQKVEIDTLSYQEGAQAVHWSCDGSPAFTLEESSRTTRGTTIILSLQGEEEEFLESARIKNLVKTYCDFLPVPIKLDGEVINKQKAPWRESPSNLTQEDYLEFYRYLYPFQEEPLLWVHLNTDYPFIINGILYFPKMRPDVDVTKGQIKLFCNQVFVSDNCEEIIPQFLMPMRGVIDSTDIPLNVSRSALQGDRTVKRIGDYIAKKVGDRLKELFRDNREQYISAWKDLGTFVKFGVLNDEKFKKQIEDIIVFRTTAKLTEKVAAETPVVEVQSSDGDAWQDVTPSPSSDSAPSAPYTTLKEYLERNKERNENRVFYSTDEATQSTYIELYKNQGLEVLFMDSFIDTHFINFLEREYQDVKFTRVDSDLDNTLLEQDKDKEIVDPKTNKTRSETIKELFEKSLNKPKLNIRTEALKSEDPQGTPPAIVLLPEILRRLREMNAMMQQGTAEFPEDHILLVNTAHPLIQNLANLNQGSIIQGDGESSTDQLVNLICQHVYDLALMSQKGFDAEGMKSFVERSNEVLTKLTEQASK; the protein is encoded by the coding sequence ATGCTAGAACAAGGCACTATCAGTATTCATACTGAGAATATTTTCCCGATCATCAAGAAGTCGCTTTACTCAGATCATCAAATCTTCTTGCGGGAACTGGTATCCAACGCTGTAGACGCCATCCAAAAGCTGAAAATGGTATCCCGCGCCGGCGATTATGCTGGAGATATCGGCGAACCAGAAATTGAAATTGCCATTGACAAAGATAAGAAAACTCTATCCATCTCCGATAACGGTATCGGGATGACCGCAGATGAAGTTAAGAAATATATCAATCAGGTTGCCTTCTCTAGCGCTGAAGAATTTATTCATAAATATGAAGGCAAATCAGATCAACCGATAATCGGTCACTTCGGTCTTGGTTTCTACTCTTCCTTCATGGTGGCGCAAAAGGTAGAAATTGATACCTTATCCTACCAAGAAGGAGCGCAGGCAGTTCACTGGTCTTGCGATGGTTCCCCAGCTTTCACTCTCGAAGAATCTTCTCGGACAACTCGCGGCACAACTATTATTCTCAGCCTGCAAGGGGAAGAAGAGGAATTTCTCGAATCAGCACGAATTAAGAATCTTGTCAAGACTTATTGCGACTTTTTGCCAGTCCCAATTAAACTCGATGGCGAAGTAATAAATAAGCAAAAAGCACCGTGGCGAGAGTCTCCGAGTAATCTTACTCAAGAAGATTATTTAGAGTTTTACCGCTACCTGTATCCTTTTCAGGAAGAACCTTTGTTATGGGTACATCTAAATACTGACTATCCCTTTATCATTAACGGGATTCTGTATTTCCCGAAAATGCGACCGGATGTAGATGTTACGAAAGGACAGATCAAGCTATTCTGCAATCAAGTTTTTGTCAGCGACAACTGCGAAGAAATTATCCCGCAATTTCTGATGCCGATGCGGGGTGTGATTGATAGTACCGATATTCCTCTGAACGTATCGCGGAGTGCTTTGCAAGGCGATCGCACCGTGAAGCGAATTGGTGACTACATTGCCAAAAAAGTAGGCGATCGCCTCAAAGAACTTTTCCGCGATAACCGCGAACAGTACATTAGCGCCTGGAAAGACCTCGGCACTTTCGTAAAATTCGGCGTTCTCAACGACGAAAAATTCAAAAAACAAATCGAAGATATCATCGTCTTCCGCACCACCGCCAAATTGACAGAAAAAGTTGCGGCTGAAACGCCAGTGGTTGAAGTCCAATCTTCAGACGGTGATGCTTGGCAAGATGTGACTCCTTCACCCAGTTCTGACTCAGCACCCAGCGCTCCCTATACTACGCTGAAAGAGTATCTAGAGCGCAACAAAGAACGCAACGAAAACCGAGTTTTCTACAGCACCGATGAAGCGACCCAATCTACATACATAGAACTGTACAAAAATCAAGGTTTGGAAGTCCTGTTTATGGACTCCTTCATCGACACCCACTTTATCAACTTCCTAGAGCGGGAATATCAGGATGTCAAGTTTACGCGGGTAGACTCAGATTTAGATAATACCCTGCTAGAACAAGATAAAGATAAGGAAATTGTCGATCCCAAGACGAATAAAACCCGGAGTGAGACGATCAAAGAGTTATTTGAGAAATCCCTCAACAAACCCAAACTCAACATCCGTACCGAAGCGTTGAAATCAGAAGATCCTCAAGGTACACCACCTGCGATCGTTCTTTTACCAGAGATTCTCCGCCGCCTGCGCGAAATGAACGCCATGATGCAGCAGGGAACAGCAGAGTTTCCCGAAGATCACATTTTGCTGGTGAATACTGCTCACCCGCTAATTCAAAATCTGGCTAATCTGAACCAAGGTAGTATCATTCAAGGTGACGGTGAATCGTCTACAGATCAGTTAGTCAACTTGATTTGCCAACACGTCTACGATTTAGCGCTGATGTCTCAAAAAGGATTTGACGCTGAAGGAATGAAATCCTTCGTTGAGCGATCAAATGAGGTACTCACCAAGCTGACGGAACAAGCTAGTAAATAG
- the ffh gene encoding signal recognition particle protein yields MFDALSDRLESAWKKLRGQDKISQSNIQDALREVRRALLEADVNLQVVKDFISEVEAKAQGAEVITGVRPDQQFIKIVHDELVQVMGEENVPIAEAQEQPTIILMAGLQGTGKTTATAKLALHLRKLERSCLLVATDVYRPAAIDQLLTLGKQIDVPVFELGSDADPVEIARQGVERARAEGVNTVIIDTAGRLQIDEDMMAELARIKATVQPHETLLVVDAMTGQEAANLTRTFHEQIGITGAILTKMDGDSRGGAALSVRKISGAPIKFVGVGEKVEALQPFYPDRMASRILGMGDVLTLVEKAQEEFDLADAEKMQEKILSAKFDFTDFLKQLRMLKNMGSLGGFIKMIPGMNKLSDDQLKQGETQLKRCEAMINSMTRQERHDPDLLASSPSRRRRIASGSGYRESDVTKLVGDFQKMRSLMQQMGQGGFPGMPGMFGGGGMGNAFAGAGNRPPAPGWRGYGGDAGAKKKKPKDKKKKGFGNL; encoded by the coding sequence ATGTTTGATGCATTATCTGACCGTTTAGAATCCGCCTGGAAAAAACTGCGGGGACAGGACAAAATTTCTCAATCCAACATTCAAGATGCATTGCGCGAAGTGCGCCGCGCCTTGTTGGAAGCAGATGTCAATCTCCAGGTAGTCAAAGATTTTATTAGCGAAGTCGAAGCCAAAGCACAGGGAGCCGAGGTGATTACTGGTGTGCGACCTGACCAACAGTTCATCAAAATTGTTCATGATGAACTGGTGCAGGTGATGGGAGAAGAAAATGTTCCCATTGCTGAAGCCCAGGAACAGCCTACTATTATTCTCATGGCTGGGTTGCAAGGTACTGGTAAAACCACAGCTACGGCGAAGTTAGCCTTACATCTGAGAAAATTAGAGCGTAGCTGCTTGTTGGTGGCGACAGACGTATATCGCCCAGCAGCGATCGACCAATTGCTAACGTTGGGTAAGCAAATTGACGTACCAGTATTTGAACTAGGAAGCGACGCCGATCCCGTAGAAATCGCCCGACAAGGTGTAGAACGCGCCAGGGCAGAAGGTGTAAACACAGTAATTATTGATACTGCTGGGCGTCTGCAAATTGACGAAGATATGATGGCGGAATTAGCCCGCATCAAAGCAACTGTCCAACCCCATGAAACTCTGTTGGTGGTGGACGCGATGACTGGTCAAGAGGCAGCAAATCTTACCCGCACCTTCCATGAGCAGATTGGAATTACTGGGGCGATTCTCACCAAAATGGATGGTGATAGCCGTGGTGGTGCAGCGCTTTCAGTGCGAAAGATTTCGGGAGCGCCAATTAAATTTGTGGGCGTGGGTGAGAAAGTAGAGGCACTGCAACCGTTTTATCCCGATCGCATGGCATCGCGGATTCTGGGAATGGGCGATGTGCTAACCCTGGTAGAAAAAGCCCAAGAAGAGTTTGATTTAGCCGATGCTGAGAAAATGCAGGAGAAAATCCTGTCAGCGAAGTTTGACTTTACTGACTTTCTCAAGCAACTGCGGATGCTGAAAAACATGGGTTCTCTGGGAGGCTTCATCAAGATGATCCCAGGGATGAACAAGCTTTCAGACGATCAGCTTAAACAGGGAGAAACGCAGCTCAAGCGCTGTGAGGCGATGATTAACTCCATGACTCGCCAAGAACGCCACGACCCTGATTTATTAGCCAGTTCTCCCAGTCGGCGGCGGCGGATTGCTTCTGGCTCCGGCTATAGAGAGTCAGATGTGACAAAACTGGTGGGCGATTTCCAAAAAATGCGATCGCTCATGCAGCAAATGGGTCAAGGTGGCTTCCCTGGAATGCCGGGAATGTTTGGCGGTGGCGGTATGGGCAACGCCTTCGCTGGTGCTGGTAATCGTCCCCCAGCCCCCGGATGGCGTGGCTATGGTGGCGATGCAGGCGCGAAAAAGAAAAAACCCAAAGATAAAAAGAAAAAAGGCTTCGGCAATCTTTAA
- a CDS encoding DUF6816 family protein: MFFIKAIWSFCLIAFFLLWSGEAEAGELSERLTNFPQWEKLTSVQPASGDLVYPEWMAGSWKVTSTLVDLAAPLAPEIVTPGFEGNRRQLNQPVSFVVRFVKEQPHISGLKILPQIDYKSPVVVADRAFNSLNLARAYLGDEAVLLVKVDPDSPNRQITFLRSSRQLVSIVTARATEITPDGKFITTEVFQQLFKGGSRPYLNSVESTTAYHKLPTSNPAIEADQVTAVYLSPQDPDYFKAGSRPVALYRYRLEFVPQELTTTPKE; the protein is encoded by the coding sequence ATGTTTTTTATAAAAGCGATTTGGAGTTTTTGCTTAATTGCTTTTTTTCTGCTATGGAGTGGAGAAGCTGAAGCCGGAGAGTTATCTGAACGGTTAACCAACTTTCCCCAGTGGGAAAAATTAACTTCAGTGCAACCTGCTTCGGGTGATTTGGTTTACCCTGAATGGATGGCTGGTTCTTGGAAAGTTACAAGTACTTTAGTCGATTTAGCTGCACCTTTAGCACCAGAGATTGTAACACCAGGATTTGAAGGTAATCGCCGACAATTAAATCAGCCCGTGAGTTTTGTAGTAAGATTTGTGAAAGAGCAACCACATATTTCTGGGTTAAAAATATTACCTCAGATAGATTACAAATCCCCCGTTGTAGTAGCAGATAGAGCGTTTAATAGCTTGAATTTGGCAAGAGCTTATTTAGGGGATGAAGCAGTGTTATTAGTCAAAGTAGATCCAGATTCACCTAATCGTCAAATTACGTTCTTGCGTAGCAGTCGCCAACTAGTTTCTATTGTGACTGCAAGGGCCACAGAAATTACCCCTGATGGCAAGTTCATCACCACAGAAGTATTTCAACAACTATTTAAAGGCGGTTCACGTCCCTATTTAAATTCTGTAGAATCTACTACGGCTTATCATAAACTTCCAACATCTAATCCGGCGATTGAAGCAGATCAAGTTACTGCTGTCTATCTTTCACCCCAAGATCCAGATTACTTTAAAGCTGGTTCTCGACCAGTTGCTCTCTACCGCTATCGCCTAGAATTTGTCCCTCAAGAACTAACAACTACTCCCAAAGAGTGA
- a CDS encoding type II toxin-antitoxin system VapC family toxin, with translation MTRPIPNPGVITWSGTVTSINLSVITIEEIYYGLTAKPNSRIQSWFESFLTTHCQIFPVTSEIAKCSGELRGFLRTQGKPRSQADILIAATAKIHSMTLVTRNIKDFEGCDISTLNPFKL, from the coding sequence TTGACTCGTCCGATTCCAAATCCAGGGGTGATAACATGGAGCGGCACTGTGACATCTATTAATTTAAGTGTTATTACAATTGAGGAAATTTATTATGGTTTAACAGCGAAGCCTAATTCTAGAATCCAAAGCTGGTTTGAAAGCTTTCTTACAACTCACTGTCAAATTTTCCCAGTCACTTCAGAAATTGCCAAGTGTTCGGGTGAATTGAGAGGCTTTTTGAGGACTCAAGGTAAACCCCGTTCGCAAGCTGATATACTTATTGCAGCAACAGCCAAAATACATTCCATGACTCTTGTTACTAGAAATATTAAGGATTTTGAGGGTTGTGATATATCTACATTGAATCCATTTAAGCTATAA
- a CDS encoding PhoH family protein codes for MAGALTIQLPNVPSAIALVGDGEENLKILSRQTGATLVLRGQELVISGTEGQIDLASRLVRSLEGLWIKGNTITSADILTARQAIDSDRQGELQDLQRDVLAKSRRGEEVRAKTFRQRQYIDALRRRDLTFGIGPAGTGKTYLAVVVAVQALLANQVEKLILTRPAVEAGEKLGFLPGDLQQKVNPYLRPLYDAIYEFIDPEKVPSLMERGVIEVAPLAYMRGRTLNNAFIIVDEAQNTTPAQMKMVLTRLGFRSRMVITGDMTQTDLPLHQQSGLGVALQILKHVEGIAFCEFTQKDVVRHPLVQRIVAAYEQYEK; via the coding sequence ATGGCAGGTGCTTTAACAATTCAGCTGCCAAATGTTCCCAGTGCGATCGCTCTTGTCGGAGATGGAGAAGAAAATCTCAAAATCTTATCTCGGCAAACAGGAGCCACTTTAGTGCTACGCGGACAGGAATTAGTGATTTCTGGTACCGAAGGGCAAATTGATCTGGCTTCTCGATTAGTGCGATCGCTGGAAGGCCTCTGGATTAAAGGCAATACCATCACCAGTGCCGATATTTTAACAGCCCGTCAAGCCATAGATAGCGATCGGCAAGGGGAACTGCAAGACTTACAGCGAGATGTCCTCGCCAAAAGTCGTCGGGGTGAAGAAGTCCGTGCCAAAACCTTCCGCCAGCGTCAATATATCGACGCACTCCGTAGACGTGATCTTACCTTTGGGATTGGCCCTGCTGGTACCGGCAAGACTTATCTCGCTGTTGTTGTCGCCGTCCAAGCACTCCTTGCTAACCAAGTGGAAAAGCTAATTTTAACTCGCCCTGCCGTCGAAGCCGGTGAAAAACTCGGCTTTTTGCCTGGAGATTTACAGCAGAAAGTTAATCCTTATCTTCGCCCACTTTACGATGCTATTTATGAATTTATCGACCCAGAAAAAGTACCCAGTTTAATGGAACGCGGTGTGATTGAAGTCGCACCACTCGCCTATATGCGGGGACGTACCCTCAACAACGCTTTTATAATTGTCGATGAAGCTCAAAATACTACACCCGCTCAGATGAAAATGGTTTTAACTCGTCTGGGTTTCCGTTCGCGGATGGTGATTACAGGCGACATGACACAAACTGATTTACCACTTCATCAACAATCGGGTTTAGGAGTGGCTTTACAAATTTTGAAACACGTTGAAGGCATTGCTTTTTGCGAATTTACTCAAAAAGATGTTGTGCGCCATCCTCTAGTTCAGCGCATTGTCGCTGCTTATGAACAATACGAAAAATAG
- a CDS encoding nuclear transport factor 2 family protein has product MPDKSAPEIELIRAAYAAFNARDIDAALATTTPDVAWPKAFEGGYVHGHQAVRAYWTRQWFGINPHVEPISFHREDSGRILVDVHQVVRDLAGTVLSDQHVGHRYTIEHGLIQTMEICPPPLSGH; this is encoded by the coding sequence ATGCCAGATAAATCTGCACCAGAAATTGAACTGATACGCGCGGCTTACGCTGCCTTCAACGCGCGAGATATTGACGCCGCCCTCGCCACAACGACTCCTGATGTGGCTTGGCCGAAAGCGTTTGAAGGCGGTTATGTTCATGGACATCAAGCAGTTCGCGCTTACTGGACGAGGCAATGGTTCGGCATCAATCCGCACGTTGAGCCGATTTCCTTTCACCGGGAGGATTCCGGGCGAATTTTAGTTGATGTGCATCAGGTCGTGCGCGACTTAGCTGGAACAGTTCTTTCCGATCAGCACGTTGGTCATCGTTATACCATTGAGCATGGCTTGATTCAAACTATGGAAATCTGTCCACCTCCATTGTCCGGCCACTGA
- a CDS encoding ChuX/HutX family heme-like substrate-binding protein: MTTTLKEFLTACETLGTLRLIVTSSAAVLEARGKIEKLFYAELPKGKYANMHTEGFEFHLNMDKITQVKFETGEAKRGNFTTYAIRFLDDKQESALSLFLQWGKPGEYEPGQVEAWQFLREKYGDLWQPLPAEI; encoded by the coding sequence ATGACCACAACATTAAAAGAATTTTTAACAGCTTGCGAGACTCTTGGAACTTTGCGTTTAATTGTTACTAGCAGCGCTGCTGTTTTAGAAGCACGAGGAAAAATAGAAAAGTTATTTTATGCAGAATTACCTAAAGGAAAGTACGCGAATATGCACACCGAAGGCTTTGAATTTCACTTGAATATGGACAAAATTACTCAGGTAAAATTTGAAACAGGTGAAGCGAAAAGGGGCAATTTTACAACCTATGCTATTCGGTTTTTAGATGATAAACAGGAGTCTGCTCTAAGCCTATTTTTGCAATGGGGTAAGCCAGGAGAATATGAACCAGGACAAGTGGAAGCTTGGCAGTTTCTACGAGAAAAGTATGGGGATCTTTGGCAACCTTTACCAGCAGAAATTTAA